Proteins from one Pagrus major chromosome 1, Pma_NU_1.0 genomic window:
- the LOC141014209 gene encoding protein jagged-1a-like → MSSVLLPAALSLLLLLCARLQVSSASGHFELQILSMQNVNGQLQSGACCDGSRDATDRRCTADECDTYFRVCLKEYQLKVSSAGPCSFGAASTPVLGGNTFSVHNAKSDNARIELPFSFAWPRSYTLIVEALDFNNDSSSGSVGGALIEKAVHSGMINPSRQWQSLKHNGPVAQFHFQVRLGCDEHYYGFGCNKFCRPRDDFFGHYECDHNGNKTCLEGWSGPDCNTAICRQGCSTEHGSCKVPGECKCLYGWQGEYCDQCIPHPGCVHGSCVEPWQCLCDTNYGGQLCDKDLNTCATLQPCLNRGTCSNTGPDKYHCSCPDGFSGVNCQRADHACLSSPCLNAGSCVETSQGFECRCPPGWTGPSCSINVDECVVNPCSHGGTCQDLVNGFRCTCPPQWTGKTCLIDANECNDGPCVNANSCRNLIGGYFCECLPGWTGQNCDSNINDCRGQCQHGASCKDLVNGYKCECAPGFGGEHCEKDVDECSSAPCLNGGRCHDEVDGFHCLCPPGFSGSHCQLDIDYCLHAPCQNGGQCFNVASDYVCKCPEDYEGKNCSRLKDHCRSTPCKVIDSCTVAVASNSTPGGLRLISSNVCGPHGRCRSHAGGQFSCECEEGFAGTYCHENINDCESAPCLNGGTCIDKVSQYECICADGWDGPACHHNVDDCSSAPCQNRGVCQDLVNDFYCECNNGWKGKTCHSRESQCDEATCNNGGTCRDQGDAFKCLCAAGWEGATCNIAKNSSCLPSPCENGGTCVVDGDSFSCVCKDGWEGATCSHNANDCSPHPCYNSGTCVDGDNWYRCECAAGFAGPDCRINIDECQSSPCSFGSTCVDEINGYRCVCPTGRTGPRCQEASGRPCVVRGLVALDGSRWDEDCNECRCHNGRISCTKLRCGPKPCSLLSKTRGSECPAGQTCVGVLDERCFVKPCSNQGECWSPAHRAPPTARCHPESGCANVTFTFNKDVMTRGVTVEQVCRELRSLYVVRNLSSDSSVSVSCEPSLITNNEIHVAISADDQRRGLTFVKELTDRIMDLVSKRSANGSIISAIAEVRIQRRQSHDASDHLVPLLVSTVIVVWALAIASMLLWCVRRRRKQSAHTGVSTQPPSSSLAPAAEDNNALHNSVSAAREQLNHIKNPIEKNPPNQHHHQLLLHHHLCEDKNSVNANIRKSDAGSQSDEDEMDKRLQKARFPRAPPAYSLVDWEERPAHRPTGRPSHWSSKQDNRQLQSQSVNRMEYIV, encoded by the exons ATGAGCTCCGTCCTCCTCCCCGCtgccctcagcctgctgctgctgctctgcgcCCGCCTGCAG gtctctTCAGCTTCAGGACACTTTGAGCTTCAGATTTTGTCGATGCAGAACGTTAACGGGCAGCTGCAGAGCGGCGCCTGCTGTGACGGATCCCGGGACGCGACGGATCGACGATGCACGGCGGACGAATGCGACACCTACTTCCGGGTGTGTCTGAAGGAGTACCAGCTGAAGGTGTCCTCCGCTGGGCCCTGCAGCTTCGGCGCCGCCTCCACACCGGTGCTCGGCGGGAATACCTTTTCTGTCCACAACGCCAAGAGCGACAACGCCAGGATCGAGTTGCCGTTCAGCTTCGCGTGGCCG aggtcGTACACGTTGATCGTGGAAGCTTTGGACTTCAACAACGACTCTTCCTCTGGCA GCGTCGGCGGGGCGCTGATCGAGAAAGCCGTCCACTCGGGGATGATCAACCCCAGCCGCCAGTGGCAGAGCCTGAAGCACAACGGCCCCGTGGCTCAGTTCCACTTCCAGGTCCGCCTCGGCTGCGACGAGCACTACTACGGCTTCGGCTGCAACAAGTTCTGCCGCCCGAGAGACGACTTCTTCGGCCACTACGAGTGCGACCACAATGGCAACAAGACGTGCCTGGAGGGCTGGTCCGGTCCGGACTGCAACACTG CGATCTGCAGACAAGGCTGCAGCACCGAGCACGGGTCCTGTAAAGTGCCTGGAGAGTGCAA GTGTCTGTATGGCTGGCAGGGGGAGTACTGTGACCAGTGCATCCCTCACCCCGGCTGTGTTCACGGCAGCTGTGTGGAGCCCTGGCAGTGTCTCTGTGACACCAACTACGGAGGACAGCTGTGTGACAAgg ATCTGAACACGTGTGCGACGCTGCAGCCGTGTTTGAACAGAGGAACCTGCAGCAACACGGGACCGGACAAGTATCACTGCTCCTGTCCCGACGGCTTCTCTGGGGTCAACTGTCAGAGAG CGGACCACGCCTGTCTGTCCAGCCCCTGTCTGAACGCAGGCAGCTGTGTGGAGACCAGTCAGGGTTTCGAGTGTCGCTGTCCCCCCGGCTGGACCGGACCCTCCTGCTCCATCA atGTGGACGAGTGTGTGGTGAACCCCTGCAGTCACGGAGGAACCTGTCAGGACCTGGTCAACGGTTTCAGGTGTACCTGTCCTCCTCAGTGGACCGGGAAGACCTGCCTCATCG ATGCCAACGAGTGCAACGACGGCCCCTGCGTCAACGCCAACTCCTGCCGAAATCTGATTGGAGGATACTTCTGCGAGTGCCTTCCAGGTTGGACGGGCCAGAACTGCGACAGCA ATATCAACGACTGTCGAGGTCAGTGTCAGCACGGAGCGTCCTGCAAG gACCTGGTGAACGGTTATAAATGTGAGTGCGCTCCGGGCTTCGGCGGCGAGCACTGTGAGAAAGACGTGGACGAGTGCTCCAGCGCGCCGTGCCTCAACGGCGGCCGCTGCCACGACGAGGTCGACGGCTTCCACTGCCTGTGTCCGCCTGGTTTCTCTGGAAGTCACTGCCAG CTGGATATCGATTACTGCCTCCACGCTCCGTGTCAGAACGGCGGTCAGTGTTTCAACGTGGCGTCCGACTACGTCTGCAAGTGTCCCGAAGACTACGAGGGCAAGAACTGCTCGCGCCTGAAGGACCACTGCCGCTCCACGCCCTGCAaag tgattgacagctgcaCGGTGGCCGTGGCGTCCAACAGCACGCCGGGCGGGTTGCGTTTGATCTCGTCCAACGTGTGCGGCCCTCACGGGCGCTGTCGGAGTCACGCCGGCGGACAGTTCAGCTGCGAGTGCGAGGAGGGATTCGCGGGGACGTACTGCCACGAGA ACATAAATGACTGTGAGAGCGCCCCCTGTCTGAACGGAGGAACCTGCATTGATAAAGTCAGTCAGTACGAGTGCATCTGTGCGGACGGCTGGGACGGACCCGCCTGCCACCACA ACGTCGACGACTGCAGCTCCGCCCCCTGTCAGAACCGCGGCGTCTGTCAAGATCTGGTCAACGACTTCTACTGCGAGTGTAACAACGGCTGGAAGGGGAAGACCTGTCACTCAA gagagagtcagtgCGACGAGGCGACCTGCAACAACGGGGGAACCTGCCGCGACCAAGGAGACGCCTTCAAGTGTCTGTGTGCCGCCGGCTGGGAGGGCGCCACCTGTAACATCG CGAAGAACAGCAGCTGTCTGCCGAGTCCCTGTGAGAACGGAGGAACGTGCGTGGTGGACGGAGACTCTTTCAGCTGCGTCTGTAAGGACGGCTGGGAGGGCGCCACCTGCAGCCACA ATGCCAACGACTGCAGTCCTCATCCctg TTACAACAGCGGGACTTGTGTCGACGGAGACAACTGGTACCGATGTGAATGTGCTGCAGGGTTCGCTGGGCCGGACTGCAGGATCA ACATCGATGAGTGCCAGTCGTCGCCCTGCTCCTTCGGCTCCACCTGTGTGGATGAAATCAACGGTTATCGCTGCGTCTGTCCGACAGGAAGAACCGGCCCGCGGTGTCAGGAAG CGTCGGGGCGGCCCTGTGTGGTCCGAGGTCTGGTGGCTCTGGATGGAAGCAGATGGGACGAAGACTGTAACGAGTGCCGCTGTCACAACGGCCGGATCAGCTGCACCAAG ctccggTGTGGTCCTAAACCCTGCAGCCTCCTCAGTAAGACCCGAGGCTCCGAGTGTCCGGCCGGTCAGACCTGCGTCGGCGTCCTGGACGAGCGCTGCTTCGTGAAGCCCTGCTCCAATCAGGGGGAGTGCTGGAGCCCCGCCCACAGAGCCCCGCCCACAGCCAGGTGTCACCCAGAGAGCGGCTGCGCCAACgtcaccttcaccttcaacaAGGACGTCATGACGAGG GGCGTGACGGTGGAGCAGGTTTGTCGTGAGCTCCGGAGCCTCTACGTCGTCAGGAATCTGTCGTCCGACTCCTCCGTCTCCGTGAGCTGCGAGCCGTCGCTCATCACCAACAACGAGATCCACGTCGCCATC TCGGCAGACGACCAGCGGAGAGGTTTGACCTTCGTCAAGGAACTCACTGACAGGATCATGGATCTGGTCAGCAAGAGGAGCGCCAACGGCAGCATCATCAGCGCCATCGCCGAGGTTCGCATCCAGAGACGACAGAGCCACGACGCCAGCG ACCACCTCGTGCCCCTGCTGGTCTCCACGGTGATCGTTGTGTGGGCGTTGGCGATCGCCTCGATGTTGCTGTGGTGCGTGAGGAGGCGGAGGAAGCAGAGCGCCCACACGGGCGTCAGCACGCAGCCGCCGTCGTCCTCTCTGGCCCCCGCAGCCGAGGACAACAACGCCCTGCACAACAGCGTCAGCGCCGCCCGCGAGCAGCTCAACCACATCAAGAACCCCATCGAGAAGAACCCACCgaaccagcaccaccaccaactcctcctccatcaccacctCTGTGAGGACAAGAACTCCGTCAACGCCAACATCAGGAAGTCAGATGCTGGGAGCCAGTCGGACGAGGACGAGATGGACAAGAGGCTGCAGAAGGCGAGGTTTCCCCGGGCGCCGCCGGCGTACTCGCTGGTCGACTGGGAGGAGCGACCGGCCCACCGACCGACGGGAAGACCTTCGCACTGGAGCAGCAAGCAGGACAACAGgcagctgcagtcacagagcGTGAACAGGATGGAGTACATCGTATAA